The window CCGTTCCGCCCGCAGCAGCTTAATCCCAACAGCTACAACCTGCGTCTGCATGACGAACTGATGATCTATAACGATCCGGTTCTCGACATGAAACAACCACCGCAGACGCAGTCTTTGATAATCCCTGAAGAGGGGCTGGTCCTTGAGGCCGGCCGCCTCTACCTGGGCCGTACGGTCGAGCACACCACCACCCACAATCTTGTCCCCATGCTTGAAGGTCGTTCCTCTATCGGCCGACTGGGCTTGTTTGTCCATGTCACCGCCGGATTTGGCGATGTCGGATTCAGCGGTTATTGGACGCTGGAAATTTTCTGCATCCACCCCATCCGTATTTATGCCGGTGTCGAAATCTGCCAAATTTTTTATCACACCATTGAAGGCGACCACACTGTCTACAACAGTGGTAAATACCAGAATAATACAGGAATTCAACCTAGTCTGCTCCACCGCGATTTCTCCTGACAGCGGCTGTAACTGCCTAAAAAATAGATTTTTCTCATGGACAGATCACACGACCAGGGATATTCTTGACGGATGTAACCGTCCCTCTTTTTTTGGTTTAATGCAGATGAAATGTAGTGTGGAACGATTGAGACATGGTGAGGGGCACCTGATCTCGTCTTCAGGATGGCCCGATTTTACTCAAAAGGCTTTTCGCGAACTGGAACAGCTCTGTCTGTCCTTTGGCCTTAAGTCTGTTCGTCTTGAGTTTCAAGACAATGCACCTCCACAAGACGCCCTGTGCGTCAACAGCCACCGGCAACAAGCCACGCTTCACCTGGCTTGGCCCAACAAAGGCAGCGTGATGCTCAGCGTCACTCCGGCCACGCAACAAACATCCCTGACCCAGCAGACCCTGCACGGCATCCAACAAACCTTTCAGCACCTGATCAACCAACATGCCCAAACACAGCAAGAGGCTCGCCAGGCCCAACGC of the Desulfuromonas acetoxidans DSM 684 genome contains:
- the dcd gene encoding dCTP deaminase; the protein is MILSGKEIERRLGCDILIDPFRPQQLNPNSYNLRLHDELMIYNDPVLDMKQPPQTQSLIIPEEGLVLEAGRLYLGRTVEHTTTHNLVPMLEGRSSIGRLGLFVHVTAGFGDVGFSGYWTLEIFCIHPIRIYAGVEICQIFYHTIEGDHTVYNSGKYQNNTGIQPSLLHRDFS